The proteins below are encoded in one region of Micromonospora pisi:
- a CDS encoding GNAT family N-acetyltransferase, protein MSAEKITTALAEFVELEANAAIVALLPATDRERYGFAVRRVGGGASLAYRDGNLHKTLGLGLTEPVTGQLIGEVIDWHREYGSTALRIQIAPEALPSNWDEICAVHGLTAGRSTVKLAGEVDAIQPGTTDLRVAPITPAQAGQWASLTSDVFGMPEPFAKAATASAGQPDFHPYAAWDGDEMVAGANLFVHGEAASLNSDATLESHRGRGAHSALITVRAQAAAAAGCRWLVAETSRPAPGDSNPSLNNMIRLGLTPLYDRQDWIWQA, encoded by the coding sequence ATGTCAGCAGAGAAGATCACGACAGCACTCGCCGAGTTTGTCGAGCTGGAGGCGAACGCGGCGATCGTCGCGTTGCTGCCCGCGACCGACCGGGAGAGGTACGGCTTCGCCGTGCGTCGCGTCGGCGGGGGCGCGTCCCTCGCCTATCGGGACGGCAACCTGCACAAGACGCTCGGGCTCGGTCTCACCGAGCCGGTCACCGGGCAGCTGATCGGCGAGGTCATCGACTGGCACCGCGAGTACGGCAGCACCGCGCTCCGGATCCAGATCGCCCCGGAGGCCCTGCCGTCGAACTGGGACGAGATCTGCGCCGTACACGGGCTCACCGCCGGTCGCTCGACCGTGAAGCTCGCCGGTGAGGTCGACGCCATCCAGCCGGGTACGACGGATCTGCGGGTCGCGCCGATCACGCCGGCGCAGGCCGGGCAGTGGGCGTCGCTGACCAGCGACGTGTTCGGAATGCCGGAGCCCTTTGCCAAGGCGGCCACCGCCTCGGCGGGACAGCCTGACTTCCACCCGTACGCCGCCTGGGACGGCGACGAGATGGTGGCGGGCGCGAACCTCTTTGTCCACGGCGAGGCCGCCTCACTGAACTCCGACGCCACCCTGGAAAGTCACCGTGGGCGGGGCGCGCATTCGGCCCTGATCACGGTGCGGGCACAGGCCGCCGCGGCGGCCGGATGCCGCTGGCTGGTAGCCGAAACCAGTCGGCCCGCGCCGGGTGACTCGAACCCGTCCCTGAACAACATGATCCGCCTGGGGCTCACCCCGTTGTACGACCGCCAGGACTGGATCTGGCAGGCGTAG
- a CDS encoding winged helix-turn-helix domain-containing protein, with product MPRQQYQVVADELRAKIESGEWSAGTKLPSRSQLCKQYGVSDTVVGKAMMLLRATGLIETLEGVGVYAAQRK from the coding sequence ATGCCCAGGCAGCAGTACCAGGTGGTCGCCGACGAGCTGCGAGCGAAGATCGAGTCAGGTGAGTGGTCGGCCGGGACGAAGTTGCCCAGCCGGTCTCAGCTCTGCAAGCAGTACGGCGTCTCTGACACCGTCGTCGGCAAGGCGATGATGCTCCTGCGCGCCACTGGCCTCATCGAGACGCTCGAAGGCGTCGGGGTGTACGCCGCGCAGCGCAAGTAG
- a CDS encoding winged helix-turn-helix domain-containing protein, translating to MFGGDRGVPVPATKWEKLADHIREQIRTGVLKPGDQLPSTAQLKAEHNVGDGVVRYAMHALRTEGLVESTHGVGVFVAEKK from the coding sequence ATGTTTGGTGGAGACCGAGGAGTGCCCGTGCCTGCAACGAAGTGGGAAAAGCTCGCTGATCACATCCGCGAACAGATCCGGACCGGAGTCCTGAAGCCTGGCGATCAACTGCCGTCGACCGCACAGCTCAAGGCCGAGCACAACGTCGGGGACGGCGTGGTCCGGTACGCCATGCACGCGCTGCGTACCGAGGGCCTGGTAGAGAGCACCCACGGCGTCGGAGTCTTCGTTGCCGAGAAGAAATAG